In a single window of the Paenibacillus sp. MMS20-IR301 genome:
- the uvrA gene encoding excinuclease ABC subunit UvrA, with translation MANESIVIKGARAHNLKNIDVTIPRDRFVVLTGLSGSGKSSLAFDTIYAEGQRRYVESLSAYARQFLGQMEKPDVDSIDGLSPAISIDQKTTSRNPRSTVGTVTEIYDYLRLLFARIGHPHCPDHGIEITSQTVEQMVDRIMQYPEKTRLQILAPVITGRKGEHKGIFTDISKQGFVRVRVDGELREVTEEIVLEKNKKHTIEVVVDRIVIKDDIETRLTDSLETALKLSGGQILVDVMGQEELLFSASFACPVCGFSIEELAPRMFSFNSPFGACPECDGLGMNMVVDPDLLIPDTEKSIEEGAFLAWTGSTSNYYPQFLKSVCEHFNIPQNVPVSSLPQEHMTKLLHGTGSEKIRFRYENDFGQKKDALVAFEGIIPNLERRYRDTASEGIREFIEGFMSAKPCHSCKGKRLKKEILAVTINKQNVADVTDLSIGDCLHFFEKLELSEKETAIAHLILKEISSRLGFLVNVGLNYLTLSRAAGSLSGGEAQRIRLATQIGSSLMGVLYILDEPSIGLHQRDNDRLIATLAHMRDLGNTLIVVEHDEDTMMAADYIIDIGPGAGIHGGQVIAQGTPDEIMQDPNSLTGEYLSGRKFIPVTSKRRPTDDRWIEIRGAQENNLKNVNVKIPLGVFTAVTGVSGSGKSSLVNEILYKSLARQLNRAVKVRPGLHKEIRGLENLDKVIEIDQSPIGRTPRSNPATYTGVFDDIRDLFSKTNEAKVRGFQKGRFSFNVKGGRCEACRGDGIIKIEMHFLPDVYVPCEVCKGKRYNRETLEVKYKGKNISDVLEMTVEDATEFFKNIPRIHRKMQTLLDVGLGYINIGQPGTTLSGGEAQRVKLASELYRRSTGKTLYILDEPTTGLHVDDIGRLLEVLHRLVESGESVLVIEHNLDVIKTADYIIDMGPEGGSGGGTVLATGTPEKLITVEESYTGRYLKPVLIRDTERTLALELQTSDTV, from the coding sequence TTGGCGAACGAAAGTATAGTAATTAAGGGTGCAAGGGCCCACAACCTCAAGAACATCGACGTAACGATTCCGCGTGACCGTTTCGTCGTGCTGACAGGACTGAGCGGCTCAGGTAAATCGTCGCTGGCCTTCGATACCATCTACGCTGAAGGACAGCGCCGGTACGTCGAGTCGTTGTCTGCCTATGCCCGCCAGTTCCTGGGCCAGATGGAGAAGCCGGATGTGGATTCCATTGACGGGCTGTCCCCGGCGATATCGATTGACCAGAAGACCACCAGCCGCAACCCGCGTTCTACCGTAGGTACGGTAACAGAAATTTATGATTATCTGCGCCTGCTGTTTGCCCGGATTGGGCATCCGCATTGCCCGGATCATGGCATTGAGATTACGTCACAGACCGTTGAGCAGATGGTTGACCGGATTATGCAATATCCGGAGAAGACCCGCCTGCAGATTTTGGCCCCGGTAATTACCGGGCGCAAGGGCGAGCACAAGGGCATCTTTACGGATATCTCAAAGCAGGGGTTTGTTCGTGTGCGCGTGGATGGCGAGCTGCGTGAGGTTACGGAAGAAATTGTGCTGGAGAAGAACAAGAAGCATACCATTGAGGTCGTTGTTGACCGGATTGTCATTAAGGATGATATAGAGACCCGTCTGACCGACTCTCTGGAAACTGCGCTCAAGCTGTCGGGCGGCCAGATTCTGGTTGATGTGATGGGCCAGGAAGAGCTTTTGTTCAGTGCCAGCTTTGCATGCCCGGTCTGCGGCTTCAGTATAGAGGAGCTTGCTCCACGTATGTTCTCCTTCAACAGCCCGTTCGGCGCCTGCCCGGAATGTGACGGACTGGGTATGAATATGGTGGTCGACCCGGATCTGCTGATACCGGATACGGAGAAATCGATCGAAGAAGGCGCGTTCCTGGCCTGGACAGGCAGTACATCGAATTACTATCCGCAGTTCCTGAAATCCGTCTGCGAGCATTTTAACATCCCGCAGAATGTGCCGGTGAGCAGCCTGCCGCAAGAGCATATGACCAAGCTGCTGCATGGTACAGGCAGCGAGAAGATCCGCTTCCGGTACGAGAACGACTTTGGACAGAAGAAGGATGCCCTGGTAGCTTTTGAAGGCATCATTCCTAACCTGGAGCGCCGTTACCGTGATACCGCCTCCGAGGGAATCCGTGAGTTCATTGAAGGCTTCATGAGCGCCAAGCCCTGCCACTCCTGCAAAGGGAAGCGGCTGAAGAAAGAAATCCTTGCCGTAACCATCAATAAGCAGAATGTGGCGGATGTTACAGACCTGTCGATCGGGGATTGTCTTCATTTCTTCGAAAAGCTTGAACTCAGCGAGAAGGAAACAGCTATCGCCCACCTGATTCTAAAGGAAATCAGCAGCCGGCTCGGATTTCTTGTGAATGTCGGGCTGAATTACTTGACGCTCAGCCGTGCGGCGGGATCATTGTCCGGCGGTGAAGCACAGCGGATCAGGCTGGCTACACAGATTGGTTCCAGTCTTATGGGAGTCCTGTATATTCTGGATGAGCCGAGCATTGGGCTGCATCAGCGGGATAATGACCGCCTGATCGCTACACTCGCTCACATGCGGGATCTGGGCAATACCCTGATCGTCGTAGAGCATGACGAAGACACGATGATGGCGGCAGATTATATTATTGATATTGGTCCGGGGGCCGGCATTCACGGCGGTCAGGTAATTGCCCAGGGCACACCGGACGAGATCATGCAGGACCCGAATTCCCTGACAGGGGAATATCTGAGCGGACGGAAGTTCATTCCGGTTACTTCTAAGCGCCGGCCGACTGATGACCGCTGGATTGAGATCCGCGGGGCCCAGGAGAACAACCTGAAGAACGTGAATGTGAAGATTCCTCTGGGTGTCTTTACGGCTGTAACCGGGGTATCCGGCTCGGGCAAATCATCGCTCGTTAACGAGATTCTTTACAAGAGTCTGGCGCGCCAGCTTAACCGGGCGGTTAAGGTCCGGCCCGGCCTGCACAAAGAAATCCGCGGCCTGGAGAATCTGGATAAAGTCATCGAGATTGACCAGTCGCCGATTGGACGAACTCCGCGTTCCAACCCGGCCACCTATACAGGTGTGTTCGACGATATCCGTGATCTGTTCTCCAAGACCAACGAAGCTAAGGTCCGCGGCTTCCAGAAGGGGCGGTTCAGCTTCAATGTGAAGGGCGGGCGCTGTGAGGCCTGCCGCGGAGACGGCATTATCAAGATTGAGATGCACTTCCTGCCGGATGTATATGTGCCTTGCGAAGTCTGCAAAGGCAAACGGTATAACCGCGAAACGCTGGAAGTCAAATATAAAGGCAAGAATATCTCCGACGTGCTGGAGATGACGGTGGAGGATGCAACGGAATTCTTCAAGAATATTCCGCGCATCCACCGCAAAATGCAGACCCTGCTTGATGTAGGTCTGGGTTATATCAATATCGGCCAGCCGGGGACAACTCTGTCCGGCGGCGAAGCACAGCGCGTGAAGCTTGCATCCGAGCTGTACCGCCGCAGTACGGGCAAGACACTCTATATTCTGGATGAGCCGACAACAGGCCTGCATGTGGACGACATTGGCCGTCTGCTTGAAGTGCTGCACCGGCTGGTGGAGTCCGGTGAATCCGTACTGGTTATCGAGCATAATCTGGATGTAATCAAAACTGCGGACTATATTATTGATATGGGACCGGAAGGCGGCAGCGGCGGCGGTACTGTGCTGGCTACCGGAACCCCGGAGAAGCTGATTACGGTCGAAGAGTCGTATACCGGCCGGTATTTGAAGCCGGTTCTTATCCGCGATACGGAGCGTACGCTGGCGCTTGAGCTCCAGACCTCGGATACGGTGTAG
- a CDS encoding O-antigen ligase family protein, with protein sequence MSKQVYGKNAVQSRNVEKISSYIWALVIGFIVFLAWTPFQVGLFNGQQIDFEKPIFVSTLLSSLMLLVWIGLYFTKFKLDGERDLLAVASLLLPITYALSLIGAASHYMAMNLLLIQSMYAAVFIIALYLLQQKQLNVVIQNAILAIAYFIVGFGLLNWLGSSKFAGSLVGWFSNTVRGGKYLDAVMTDSNGLRLTSIFQYANTYAAFLMAFLFVAVYALVRSKKWYGVLTHSFMLVPIIVSLLLTLSRGGLVMLPVVFILLLLFLKPAQQILWIIHLAVSGIAALLVTSPLTTLGTELNTAFTSSAALKAWAYLLGASAVVAALSWVIQRFAAPKLQAKLGSWEARKGTGLWIPLGSVILVAFIAFLFIGTSVRSILPGNIQTRLENINFKQHSVLERITFYKDAMKVVKDYPILGAGGGGWSSLYEHYQNNPYTSRQVHNFFLQYLIEVGIVGFIVFMGFIGYIFYKYIRTYLKREKDEFNNGFFFCIIALSILIHSLLDFNLSYAFMGILIFIGLAGMGAVMDSKPLRRSWNKPGLRFGYFAALAVGSVFLIFLSISYIGSSNDALKGKTLVSVSQSYEEIKTPLAKALKSRPFQPESAIYLASLDLTVFRQTQDEQYLTEAYDVLSRALKDEPYNKDLLKQLASYYQLKGDNDQSFNVYRDNADKFNWDIDWYETLISRSETLAAAADAQNDEAKKQEYLTAGLDAYQHVVDGVEHLKTLPPEQLQGRPFSITPTIALNAAKMQALSGQAEQAAATLKLGFTDSYADIAASATLWDTNWYSSLIARAYELAQQSFSQQDETNKVIHINIGLTAYSQVATDLQGQSLPAAVNLNAGRLQYMAGQVQAAVATLKLALTDDYSDVSNREAARWYLAALKKMESAQDQAVYDKLIAADPAEAAAIDTIVNTQY encoded by the coding sequence GTGTCGAAACAAGTATACGGTAAAAATGCTGTACAGTCGAGAAATGTTGAAAAAATATCCAGCTACATATGGGCTTTGGTTATTGGTTTTATTGTATTTTTGGCTTGGACCCCATTTCAGGTGGGATTGTTTAACGGACAGCAGATCGACTTTGAGAAGCCAATCTTCGTGTCAACGCTGCTGAGCAGCCTGATGCTGCTGGTCTGGATTGGCTTATACTTCACAAAGTTCAAGTTAGATGGTGAGCGCGACTTACTGGCAGTGGCTTCATTGCTGCTTCCGATCACATATGCTTTGTCGCTTATTGGCGCTGCTTCGCATTATATGGCGATGAATCTGCTGCTTATTCAGAGCATGTATGCCGCAGTATTCATTATAGCGTTATATTTGCTTCAACAAAAGCAACTAAATGTTGTCATTCAGAATGCCATTTTGGCGATTGCTTACTTTATTGTCGGCTTCGGGCTGCTAAACTGGCTCGGGAGCTCGAAATTCGCCGGGAGTCTGGTTGGCTGGTTCTCCAACACCGTGCGTGGTGGTAAATATTTGGATGCTGTAATGACAGACTCTAACGGTCTGCGCCTCACCTCCATTTTCCAATATGCAAATACGTATGCAGCGTTTCTGATGGCCTTCTTATTCGTTGCCGTATATGCGCTGGTTCGCTCAAAAAAATGGTACGGCGTCCTTACCCACAGCTTCATGCTTGTACCAATTATTGTGTCACTCCTGCTAACTCTTTCCCGCGGTGGGCTTGTCATGCTGCCAGTGGTGTTCATTCTGCTCTTGCTGTTCCTTAAACCTGCCCAGCAGATTCTCTGGATTATTCATCTGGCAGTTTCCGGTATTGCTGCATTGCTGGTCACTAGTCCGCTAACTACGCTCGGAACGGAGCTAAACACTGCTTTCACTTCATCGGCTGCTTTGAAAGCCTGGGCTTACCTTCTGGGCGCTTCTGCTGTAGTTGCTGCTCTAAGTTGGGTTATCCAGCGTTTTGCTGCTCCAAAGCTGCAGGCGAAGCTGGGAAGCTGGGAAGCACGCAAGGGAACCGGATTATGGATTCCGCTCGGTTCGGTTATCCTTGTTGCATTCATTGCCTTCCTGTTCATTGGTACAAGCGTTCGCAGCATTCTGCCTGGTAACATTCAAACCCGGCTAGAGAATATTAACTTTAAGCAGCACAGTGTACTTGAACGTATCACATTTTATAAAGATGCTATGAAGGTTGTGAAGGACTACCCGATTCTGGGCGCCGGCGGCGGCGGCTGGTCTTCCTTATATGAGCATTATCAGAACAATCCGTACACAAGCCGGCAGGTTCACAACTTCTTCCTGCAGTATCTGATTGAAGTCGGTATCGTTGGATTTATTGTGTTCATGGGCTTTATCGGATATATTTTCTACAAATATATTCGCACTTACCTCAAGCGGGAGAAGGATGAGTTTAATAACGGGTTCTTTTTCTGCATTATCGCCCTGTCCATCCTGATCCACAGCCTGCTGGACTTCAACTTAAGTTATGCGTTCATGGGAATACTGATATTCATCGGGCTGGCAGGCATGGGAGCTGTTATGGACAGTAAGCCGCTGCGCCGGAGCTGGAATAAACCCGGACTGCGTTTCGGATATTTCGCTGCGCTGGCGGTCGGCAGTGTGTTCCTGATCTTCCTGTCCATCAGCTATATCGGATCAAGCAATGATGCCCTCAAAGGCAAGACTTTGGTCAGCGTGAGTCAGTCCTATGAAGAGATTAAGACCCCGCTTGCAAAGGCACTGAAGAGCCGCCCGTTCCAGCCGGAATCGGCAATTTATCTGGCTTCCCTTGATCTGACGGTCTTTAGACAAACACAAGATGAGCAGTATTTGACTGAAGCTTATGATGTACTGAGCCGTGCATTAAAAGACGAGCCTTATAATAAGGATCTGCTGAAACAACTGGCCAGTTACTACCAGCTCAAGGGTGACAATGACCAGAGCTTTAACGTATACCGTGATAATGCAGACAAATTCAACTGGGATATCGATTGGTACGAAACGTTGATTAGCCGTTCTGAGACTCTCGCTGCGGCAGCCGATGCTCAGAATGATGAAGCTAAGAAACAGGAATATCTGACAGCCGGCTTAGACGCATATCAGCATGTAGTCGATGGAGTTGAGCATCTTAAGACTTTACCGCCTGAACAGCTGCAGGGCCGGCCGTTCTCCATTACTCCAACAATTGCTTTGAATGCCGCTAAAATGCAGGCACTGTCCGGGCAGGCTGAGCAAGCAGCCGCTACCTTGAAGCTCGGATTTACAGATTCATATGCTGATATTGCTGCTAGCGCAACACTTTGGGATACCAACTGGTACAGTTCACTGATTGCCCGTGCCTATGAACTGGCACAGCAGTCGTTTAGCCAGCAGGATGAGACAAACAAGGTTATTCATATCAATATTGGACTTACAGCCTATAGTCAGGTTGCAACTGATCTGCAGGGCCAGTCCCTTCCTGCTGCGGTCAACTTGAATGCAGGACGACTTCAGTATATGGCTGGTCAAGTGCAGGCGGCTGTAGCAACCCTAAAGCTTGCCTTGACTGATGATTACAGCGATGTCTCCAATCGCGAAGCTGCACGCTGGTATCTGGCCGCATTGAAGAAGATGGAATCAGCTCAAGATCAGGCCGTCTATGATAAGCTCATCGCTGCTGATCCTGCAGAGGCAGCTGCGATTGATACGATTGTGAATACGCAGTACTAA
- a CDS encoding DUF3977 family protein, producing MKYIEFGIGNTWLVWTETELPDGSEIEVRGIAGPVKCRSLYLILWIRRTVWVLDSQEGFKKTAKTKNRFKLIFGIRSEL from the coding sequence TTGAAATACATTGAATTCGGAATAGGAAATACATGGCTGGTGTGGACCGAAACTGAGCTGCCTGATGGGTCAGAGATCGAAGTGCGGGGAATTGCCGGGCCGGTCAAATGCCGTTCCCTGTATCTCATACTTTGGATCAGAAGAACCGTCTGGGTCCTGGATTCGCAGGAAGGTTTCAAAAAAACGGCCAAAACAAAGAACCGTTTCAAGCTCATCTTCGGAATCCGCAGCGAGTTATAG
- the galU gene encoding UTP--glucose-1-phosphate uridylyltransferase GalU, whose translation MKIRKAIIPAAGLGTRFLPATKAMPKEMLPIVDKPTIQYIVEEAVASGIEDIIIVTGKGKRAIEDHFDNSFELEFNLAEKQKWELLESVRKSSEMADIHYIRQKEPRGLGHAIWCARKFIGNEPFAVLLGDDIVESNKPCLKQMIDVYDQYKSSIVGVQQVPWEEVSRYGLVDGTELADRVYKANRLVEKPKREDAPSNLAILGRYILTPRIFDMLGEQQVGVGGEIQLTDAISRLSEVERIIAYDFEGRRHDVGEKMGFIQTSIHYALQHEELKEGLLQYLKQVIEDEERLYIR comes from the coding sequence ATGAAGATTCGTAAAGCCATTATTCCCGCAGCCGGTTTAGGCACACGATTCCTGCCTGCGACCAAAGCAATGCCTAAAGAAATGCTGCCGATTGTAGACAAGCCAACGATCCAATATATTGTTGAAGAAGCAGTTGCTTCTGGCATCGAAGATATTATCATCGTAACCGGGAAAGGCAAACGTGCTATTGAAGATCATTTCGATAATTCATTTGAACTGGAGTTCAACCTGGCAGAGAAGCAGAAGTGGGAACTGCTGGAGTCAGTACGCAAATCATCAGAGATGGCTGACATCCACTACATCCGTCAAAAGGAACCGCGCGGACTGGGACATGCTATTTGGTGTGCCCGTAAGTTCATTGGTAATGAACCGTTTGCCGTACTCCTTGGTGATGACATAGTTGAGTCAAACAAGCCTTGTCTCAAACAGATGATTGACGTATATGATCAATACAAATCCTCCATCGTAGGCGTTCAGCAGGTACCGTGGGAAGAGGTTTCCCGGTACGGCCTGGTAGATGGTACGGAGCTGGCTGATCGTGTATACAAAGCCAACCGTTTGGTGGAGAAGCCTAAGAGAGAGGATGCCCCTTCCAACTTGGCGATCCTGGGACGTTATATTCTGACACCACGTATCTTTGATATGCTTGGCGAACAGCAGGTCGGTGTAGGCGGAGAAATTCAGCTGACGGATGCCATCTCCCGTTTAAGTGAAGTAGAGCGGATCATTGCATATGACTTTGAAGGAAGACGGCATGATGTCGGGGAGAAAATGGGTTTCATTCAGACAAGCATCCACTATGCGCTGCAGCATGAGGAGCTAAAAGAAGGCTTGCTGCAATATCTGAAGCAAGTTATTGAGGATGAAGAGAGGCTGTACATTAGATAG
- a CDS encoding DUF3656 domain-containing protein: MKEQQIRREDVELLAPAGDWDCMRAAVANGADAVFFGVEKFNARARANNFRMDELPEIMAFLHSYGVKGFLTFNILVFENELTDAKELIDACVDAGVDAVIVQDLGLVQMIREISPDFPIHGSTQMTITSPEAVEFTKPWGLERVVLGRENNLKQIRTIGEQARLPMEVFVHGALCVSYSGQCLTSEMWGGRSANRGECAQACRLPYDLMVDGVVKPMGDVTYLLSPKDLAAIDLMPELIEAGVTSFKIEGRLKSPEYVANVVSKYRKSIDKYFDGNWTPTSKEDRRELQQSFSRGFTHGFLEGTNNKKLVDGTFPKSRGVYMGTVEQILRDGVVCRTHAPLKRGDGIVFDAGDPTKKEEGGRVYDLRRKGVKLEGEAGEGWIIDIVPGRNDVDLRRLHVGDRIWKTNDPALDKALRQSYETEKPYRVFPVEVKVEGRAGEPLATWWTDTQKGVTVQVNSELLLETAQKRPMDTALLEEQFGRLGGTVFQLERLTSQLEGDVIVPMRELNSIRRQAVELLAGERPKPPVYVKREVEVYGGVSRRDTAGVGGGEAELTALCRSLPQVQAALEAGVRCIYADFEFIKQFPAAVEAVRAAGASIALATPRIHMPNENGYHANILRLQPDAVLVRNTGALYYYLRHRMEHPDAVHPRLIGDFSLNIANHRAVNLFLEAGCDMVTPSYDLNIQQMVDLLGRSDTSRMEVVIHQHLPMFHTEHCVYCTFMSEGTDYTNCGRPCEDHRASLQDRIGMAHPVRVDEGCRNTVYNAVEQSGAEYLNHFRELGVSSYRVEFLEETPEQVAEVISLYSRALRGEISGTQVWKSLKATNQLGVTRGQLVNAK; encoded by the coding sequence ATGAAAGAGCAACAAATACGCAGAGAAGATGTGGAGCTGCTCGCTCCGGCGGGAGACTGGGACTGCATGCGTGCAGCGGTGGCGAACGGGGCGGATGCTGTCTTTTTTGGCGTAGAGAAATTCAATGCACGGGCCAGAGCCAACAACTTCCGGATGGACGAGCTGCCGGAGATTATGGCCTTTCTGCACAGCTACGGAGTGAAGGGGTTCCTGACCTTTAATATACTGGTGTTTGAGAACGAACTGACAGATGCGAAAGAACTGATTGATGCCTGCGTCGATGCCGGCGTGGATGCGGTAATTGTACAGGATTTGGGTCTGGTGCAGATGATCCGCGAGATTTCGCCGGACTTCCCGATTCATGGTTCTACACAGATGACGATTACTTCACCGGAAGCCGTGGAGTTTACGAAGCCTTGGGGGCTGGAACGTGTAGTCCTCGGCCGTGAAAATAACCTCAAGCAAATCCGCACGATTGGTGAGCAGGCCCGCCTGCCGATGGAAGTATTCGTGCATGGTGCGCTGTGCGTGTCCTACTCGGGACAGTGTCTAACCTCGGAAATGTGGGGCGGACGCTCGGCGAACCGCGGGGAATGTGCCCAGGCTTGCCGCCTGCCGTATGATCTGATGGTGGATGGAGTGGTGAAGCCGATGGGGGATGTGACTTACCTGCTCTCTCCTAAGGATCTTGCTGCAATTGACCTTATGCCTGAGCTGATTGAGGCAGGTGTAACCTCCTTCAAAATTGAAGGCCGGCTCAAAAGCCCGGAATATGTGGCGAATGTAGTCAGCAAGTACCGTAAGTCGATTGATAAGTATTTTGACGGCAACTGGACACCGACTTCAAAGGAAGACCGACGTGAGCTGCAACAGAGCTTCTCCCGTGGTTTCACCCACGGCTTCCTGGAAGGTACTAACAACAAGAAGCTGGTAGACGGTACCTTCCCGAAAAGCCGTGGAGTATACATGGGGACCGTCGAGCAGATCCTGCGCGATGGTGTAGTCTGCCGTACTCATGCTCCGCTTAAGCGCGGGGACGGGATTGTTTTTGATGCTGGAGATCCAACGAAGAAAGAAGAGGGCGGACGCGTCTATGATCTGCGCCGCAAAGGCGTTAAGCTGGAAGGCGAGGCCGGCGAGGGCTGGATTATCGACATCGTACCCGGCCGCAACGATGTTGATTTGCGCCGTCTGCATGTCGGCGACCGCATCTGGAAGACGAATGATCCGGCGCTGGACAAGGCGCTGCGACAGTCGTACGAGACCGAGAAGCCTTACCGCGTATTCCCAGTAGAGGTGAAAGTGGAAGGCCGCGCAGGCGAGCCGCTGGCTACCTGGTGGACGGACACGCAGAAGGGCGTGACCGTACAGGTGAACTCGGAGCTGCTGCTGGAGACTGCGCAGAAGCGTCCGATGGATACCGCGCTGCTGGAAGAACAATTCGGCCGCCTGGGCGGGACTGTGTTCCAGCTGGAGCGCCTGACGTCGCAGCTGGAAGGCGACGTAATTGTACCTATGCGCGAGCTTAACAGCATCCGCCGCCAGGCGGTGGAGCTGCTTGCGGGCGAGCGCCCGAAGCCTCCCGTGTATGTGAAACGGGAGGTAGAGGTCTACGGCGGCGTCTCCCGCAGGGACACCGCTGGCGTGGGCGGCGGTGAAGCGGAGCTCACCGCGCTGTGCCGCAGCCTGCCGCAGGTACAGGCTGCGCTCGAAGCCGGCGTAAGATGCATTTATGCCGACTTCGAGTTCATCAAGCAGTTCCCGGCGGCAGTAGAAGCTGTGCGGGCTGCAGGGGCCAGTATTGCGCTGGCCACGCCGCGGATTCATATGCCGAACGAGAACGGCTACCATGCTAACATCCTGCGGCTGCAGCCGGATGCTGTGCTCGTGCGCAATACCGGCGCGCTGTATTATTATCTGCGCCACCGGATGGAGCATCCGGATGCTGTTCATCCGCGGCTGATCGGCGATTTCTCGCTGAACATCGCCAATCATAGAGCAGTCAATCTGTTCCTCGAGGCTGGCTGTGATATGGTGACGCCGTCGTATGATCTGAACATCCAGCAGATGGTTGATCTGCTCGGACGCAGTGACACCTCCCGGATGGAGGTTGTTATCCATCAGCATCTGCCGATGTTCCATACGGAGCACTGTGTATATTGTACCTTCATGAGTGAAGGAACCGACTACACTAACTGCGGACGCCCATGTGAGGATCACCGCGCTTCACTGCAGGACCGGATCGGTATGGCTCATCCTGTCCGGGTGGATGAAGGCTGCCGCAATACGGTTTATAATGCTGTTGAGCAGTCGGGTGCAGAATATCTGAACCACTTCCGTGAACTCGGGGTATCCTCTTACCGCGTAGAGTTTCTGGAGGAGACGCCGGAGCAGGTAGCTGAGGTCATCAGCCTATACAGCCGTGCATTGCGCGGAGAAATTTCTGGTACACAGGTCTGGAAAAGCCTGAAGGCTACTAATCAGCTTGGCGTTACACGCGGGCAATTGGTGAATGCGAAGTGA
- a CDS encoding NAD-dependent epimerase/dehydratase family protein, with protein MRILVMGGAGFIGSNIVDQLLLENHEVGIVDNLLTGKKENINSKAIFFDMDLNSPMLERVFETFSPEVVLHLAAQVNVAKSIRDPLLDQEINIRGTVSVLEKCKKYNVRKIIYSSSAAVYGIPKNEIIDEDHPTDPISFYGISKLVPEYYIRTYSKLYGLQYSILRYSNVFGPRQDHMGEAGVISIFANQIINNKEITIFGNGEQTRDFIYVQDVVNANISAIHSEVDGIYNISTNCSITLNDLVRKMDIQSGKSTEIRYEDERMGDIQHSCLDNRAAIKALGWKPVYSIEYGLKETINYHAESSITEKNQTKG; from the coding sequence TTGAGAATTTTAGTAATGGGAGGAGCTGGCTTTATCGGTTCCAATATAGTTGATCAATTGTTACTGGAAAATCATGAAGTTGGTATCGTTGATAACTTGTTAACAGGAAAAAAAGAAAATATAAATTCAAAAGCGATTTTCTTTGATATGGACCTAAACTCCCCTATGCTTGAAAGAGTTTTTGAAACATTTAGTCCTGAAGTTGTATTACATTTAGCAGCTCAAGTAAATGTCGCTAAATCTATTCGTGACCCGTTGCTTGATCAGGAAATAAACATCCGCGGGACTGTAAGTGTTCTGGAAAAATGCAAAAAATATAATGTAAGGAAAATTATTTATTCATCATCTGCTGCTGTGTATGGAATTCCAAAAAATGAAATAATAGATGAAGACCATCCTACGGACCCTATTTCTTTCTACGGAATCTCTAAGTTAGTTCCCGAGTATTACATAAGAACATATTCGAAGCTATATGGTCTCCAGTATTCAATTTTGAGATACTCTAATGTTTTTGGTCCACGACAGGATCATATGGGCGAAGCTGGTGTAATATCCATTTTTGCGAATCAGATAATAAACAACAAGGAAATAACAATATTCGGAAATGGTGAGCAAACCAGAGACTTTATATATGTTCAGGACGTAGTAAATGCAAATATATCAGCTATTCATAGTGAAGTTGATGGGATCTATAATATTAGCACCAATTGTTCAATTACCTTAAATGATCTTGTGAGAAAAATGGATATTCAATCAGGTAAATCGACAGAGATTCGTTATGAGGATGAACGAATGGGTGATATACAGCATAGCTGTCTAGATAACAGAGCTGCCATAAAGGCGTTAGGATGGAAGCCTGTTTATTCCATAGAGTATGGATTGAAAGAAACAATTAATTATCACGCAGAGAGCTCTATTACAGAAAAGAATCAAACTAAGGGGTAG